The following proteins are co-located in the Seriola aureovittata isolate HTS-2021-v1 ecotype China chromosome 7, ASM2101889v1, whole genome shotgun sequence genome:
- the LOC130172763 gene encoding extracellular matrix protein 1-like: MGSSWALVSSTMLVLVLLSSASTEMEGQDSFMYQREVDWTELFDPKEVPIEQVIVSPPEQFDIQSERDPPRFGPRSFGGPLMLNYPVQFPPGRPTADNLQAICLYGGRRPSYPNSYFPASGFGQQRRRASAHNNAESWFSRCCERNQPSEIDVTLCCATQAWELSVKTFCEEDSSVKDRLYHCCRLTGSDMLNCFNSDAPNPNYQPTEEIPLPLLPSTTEFIFDPHLCQRTVMTPYSVRSNRRKKEKKPSTSQKIDINFPLGRPTADTIESLCRNQNQRPLYSVKCLPGLGYELLAHQAKTTNRMEKGFKQCCKKKKDVLNCANRKWSEELNRFCSVNAGQVDFHCCSSVGENDRYNCFQNISPDPHYNMTSATEELSLNKICDTHKIIKKRFPVGFPLKSFVDQCCPLSETDKTVCSVQKIDEMSRTLCSSGRAIPPTVRRCCRLSSQETPRCISKILMDAVTKATNLLRQKKKKRCPIS; the protein is encoded by the exons ATGGGCTCGTCTTGGGCTTTAGTCAGCTCCACCATGTTGGTCTTGGTTTTACTGAGCTCAGCATCCACGG AGATGGAAGGACAAGATTCATTCATGTATCAGAGAGAGGTGGACTGGACAGAGCTCTTCGATCCCAAGG agGTCCCCATAGAGCAGGTGATAGTGTCTCCACCAGAACAGTTTGATATCCAGAGTGAGAGAG ATCCCCCAAGGTTTGGGCCCCGTTCTTTTGGTGGTCCTCTCATGCTGAACTACCCCGTTCAATTTCCTCCTGGCCGTCCGACCGCTGACAACCTCCAAGCCATCTGCCTCTATGGAGGCCGTCGTCCGAGTTACCCAAACTCTTACTTTCCTGCCTCTGGCTTTGGTCAGCAGAGGCGAAGGGCCAGCGCTCACAATAACGCAGAGTCCTGGTTTAGCAGATGCTGCGAAAGGAACCAGCCAAGTGAGATAGACGTGACGCTATGTTGCGCCACACAGGCG TGGGAGCTGTCGGTCAAAACCTTCTGTGAGGAGGACTCGTCAGTGAAGGATCGTCTGTATCACTGCTGCAGACTAACAGGCAGTGACATGCTGAACTGCTTCAACAGCGACGCTCCAAACCCAAACTACCAACCAACAGAGGAGATCCCGTTGCCCCTGCTCCCTTCTACTACCGAATTCATATTTGACCCCCACCTTTGCCAGAG GACAGTGATGACTCCATACAGTGTCCGGTCAAACAGGcgaaagaaggagaagaaaccATCTACTTCCCAGAAAATTGACATCAATTTTCCTCTTGGACGACCCACCGCAGACACCATTGAATCACTGTGTCGCAACCAGAACCAACGCCCCCTCTACAGTGTCAAGTGCCTGCCAGGTTTAGGCTATGAATTGCTGGCTCATCAGGCAAAGACCACTAATCGTATGGAGAAGGGATTCAAACAGTGCTGCAAAAAGAAGAAGGATGTGCTCAACTGTGCTAATCGGAAG tggaGTGAAGAGCTGAACAGGTTTTGCTCGGTGAATGCTGGACAGGTGGATTTCCACTGTTGTTCGAGTGTTGGGGAAAATGATCGATACAACTGTTTCCAAAACATTTCTCCTGAccctcactataatatgacttctGCCACCGAAGAGCTGTCGCTTAACAAAATCTGTGACACTCACAAGATCATCAAGAAGAG GTTCCCTGTTGGTTTTCCACTCAAAAGCTTTGTTGACCAATGCTGCCCCCTGTCTGAAACAGACAAGACTGTTTGTTCTGTGCAAAAG ATTGACGAGATGTCCAGGACCCTGTGTTCATCAGGGAGGGCTATCCCTCCAACTGTCCGCCGCTGTTGCCGCCTGTCTTCACAAGAGACTCCACGGTGTATCTCCAAAATTCTCATGGACGCCGTCACCAAAGCGACCAATCTCTTAcgtcagaagaagaagaaaaggtgcCCCATCTCCTGA